The following proteins are encoded in a genomic region of Maribacter hydrothermalis:
- a CDS encoding lactoylglutathione lyase family protein, whose product MDKNKEYPKSFSHIGITVPDLEKAVKFYSEVMGWYVIMKPSKILKEKETAIGLMCIDVFGDDWEEFEIAHMSTSDGIGVELFSFPHGKKEAPEFNPFNTGLFHFCIQDPNMEDLVAKIVAHGGKQRMPIRSYYPNAKPYKMCYVEDPFGIVFEIYTHSYELTYSSGAYTE is encoded by the coding sequence ATGGATAAGAATAAAGAATACCCAAAATCATTTTCACATATTGGTATTACTGTTCCTGATTTAGAGAAAGCTGTAAAATTTTACTCAGAGGTAATGGGCTGGTATGTAATTATGAAACCGTCAAAAATTCTAAAAGAGAAAGAAACCGCAATTGGTTTAATGTGTATCGACGTTTTTGGAGATGACTGGGAAGAGTTTGAAATTGCCCATATGTCTACATCTGATGGAATCGGAGTAGAATTATTCTCTTTTCCTCATGGAAAAAAGGAAGCACCGGAATTTAATCCATTTAATACTGGCTTATTCCACTTTTGTATACAAGACCCAAATATGGAAGACTTGGTTGCTAAAATAGTAGCACATGGTGGTAAACAGCGTATGCCAATTCGTTCTTATTACCCAAATGCGAAGCCATACAAAATGTGCTATGTAGAAGATCCTTTTGGGATTGTATTTGAAATTTATACGCACAGTTACGAATTAACGTATTCTTCTGGAGCATATACCGAATAA
- a CDS encoding RNA polymerase sigma factor, which translates to MKTEIRFTHQSLVENSKSGDRTAQYQLYELYVDAMYNVSMRFLGVKEDAEDIVQESFVDAFRNLDKFKYESSFGAWLKRIVINKSINHLKVKRLPLAAMDDNEYHLTNEDEHEYQNIDAMDIMKVKSGIEKLPYGYKQIINLYLLEGFDHNEISDVLGITTSTSKSQYHRAKKKLVEIINTL; encoded by the coding sequence TTGAAAACCGAAATCCGTTTTACGCATCAATCTCTTGTTGAAAACAGCAAGTCTGGCGATAGAACCGCACAGTATCAACTGTACGAGCTCTATGTAGATGCTATGTATAATGTAAGTATGCGGTTTTTGGGTGTTAAAGAAGATGCCGAAGATATTGTACAAGAAAGTTTTGTAGATGCCTTTAGAAATCTAGATAAATTCAAGTACGAATCTTCTTTTGGAGCGTGGTTAAAGCGCATTGTCATTAATAAAAGCATAAACCATTTAAAAGTTAAACGCCTACCACTTGCGGCTATGGATGATAATGAATATCACTTAACAAATGAAGATGAACATGAATATCAAAATATTGATGCAATGGATATTATGAAAGTAAAATCGGGAATAGAAAAACTACCGTATGGGTATAAACAAATAATTAACCTATACCTATTAGAAGGTTTTGACCATAATGAAATAAGTGATGTATTGGGGATTACGACATCAACCTCAAAATCTCAATACCACAGGGCAAAAAAGAAACTAGTAGAAATTATAAACACATTATAA
- a CDS encoding TonB-dependent receptor — MIKKRKQKVRLRWLKMTSIFAILLTGIQLMAQENYTISGKISDIDNGETLFGASVFLEGTTIGVVTNEYGFYSITAPEGKYRLLITYMGYADIKQEVNLNRNQNFNFEISESSTKLDEVEVTAEESEIAVLRKPEMSVLKMNIETVKQMPVVLGEVDILKSLQMLPGVTNNGEGTGGFHVRGGAGDQNLVLLDEAIIYNTSHMFGFFSVFNADAIKDVKLYKGGIPARYGGRVSSVLDVRQKDGNSKRFAATGGIGIISSRLALEAPLFKEKGSFLIAGRRSYADILLKAAGEDNSVSFYDLNLKTNYKINTNNRLFLSGYFGRDAFELGENFSSSYGNSTANLRWNHIFNDKLFSNLSAVYSKYDYELGITSAEFDWVSSIINYNLKYDLKYYFSDTFKLDFGASGIHYEFDPGEIIPTSETSAVNPLVLDKKKALETGIYVDAEHKLTEKLTAQYGLRYSAFSRLGGQPMTEYFNNQPVVYNSDLGIYERGTAVGETVYEKGDVIKTFGNLEPRASLAYSINDNSSLKAGFSRVAQYIHLLSNTSSATPLDVWAPSGQYIDPQLSNQYALGYFRNFKNKAYSMEAEVYYKNTDNRIDYIDGSDLIGQNTIETEILKGESRAYGLELLLRKNEGDFTGWISYTLSKSEQRTPGGSAGGLGISDGEWYNTPYDRTHDISISGSYKLNEKWSFGTNLVFQTGRPVTYPNGQYEYEGVSIASYSDRNSDRLPAYHRLDLSVNYKPNKKPDAKLKGEWVLGIYNAYNRKNAASVSFGQNIETGANEATRTAIFGIVPSITYNFKF; from the coding sequence ATGATTAAAAAACGAAAACAAAAAGTACGCTTAAGGTGGTTAAAAATGACCTCCATTTTCGCAATACTGCTTACTGGTATTCAGCTAATGGCTCAAGAAAATTATACCATAAGTGGTAAAATTTCTGACATTGACAACGGAGAAACCCTTTTTGGGGCTTCAGTTTTTTTAGAAGGTACAACTATTGGTGTAGTAACCAATGAATATGGATTCTATTCCATTACAGCTCCTGAGGGGAAGTACCGTTTGTTAATTACTTACATGGGGTATGCAGATATTAAACAAGAGGTTAACTTGAATAGAAATCAGAATTTCAATTTTGAAATTTCCGAGTCTTCCACAAAATTAGACGAAGTAGAAGTTACTGCGGAAGAATCTGAAATTGCCGTTTTACGTAAACCAGAAATGAGTGTTCTTAAAATGAATATTGAAACAGTGAAGCAAATGCCCGTGGTTTTGGGCGAAGTAGATATTCTAAAGTCTCTACAAATGCTTCCGGGAGTAACTAATAACGGTGAAGGTACTGGCGGTTTTCATGTTAGGGGAGGTGCAGGCGATCAGAACTTGGTGCTCTTAGACGAGGCTATTATTTACAATACTTCGCACATGTTCGGTTTTTTCTCAGTCTTTAATGCGGATGCTATTAAAGATGTAAAATTGTATAAAGGTGGTATACCCGCAAGATATGGCGGTCGTGTTTCGTCGGTCTTAGATGTGCGCCAAAAAGATGGTAACAGCAAACGATTTGCAGCAACAGGTGGTATTGGTATTATATCTAGCCGTTTGGCTTTAGAGGCTCCCTTATTTAAAGAAAAAGGGTCTTTTTTAATTGCAGGTAGACGCTCATATGCTGATATTTTATTGAAAGCTGCAGGGGAAGATAATAGTGTTAGTTTTTATGATTTAAACCTAAAAACGAATTATAAAATAAACACGAATAATAGACTCTTTCTCTCCGGATATTTTGGCAGGGATGCTTTTGAGTTGGGAGAAAATTTCAGCAGTTCTTATGGGAACTCCACAGCCAATCTTCGTTGGAACCATATTTTTAACGACAAACTCTTTTCAAATCTTTCTGCAGTGTATAGCAAGTACGATTATGAATTGGGAATTACATCGGCGGAGTTCGATTGGGTTTCATCTATCATCAATTACAACCTAAAATATGACTTAAAGTATTACTTCAGCGATACCTTTAAACTAGATTTTGGAGCAAGTGGTATTCATTATGAATTTGACCCTGGTGAGATTATACCAACCTCTGAGACTTCTGCAGTGAACCCTTTAGTGTTAGATAAAAAGAAGGCTTTGGAAACGGGTATATATGTTGATGCTGAACATAAATTGACCGAAAAGTTAACCGCTCAGTATGGATTACGCTACAGTGCATTTTCTAGACTTGGTGGTCAGCCAATGACAGAATATTTCAATAATCAGCCAGTAGTCTATAATTCAGACTTAGGCATTTATGAACGTGGAACCGCAGTTGGTGAAACCGTTTATGAAAAAGGTGATGTCATTAAAACCTTTGGAAATTTAGAGCCCAGAGCTTCATTGGCATATTCCATAAATGATAATTCTTCCTTAAAAGCTGGCTTCTCTAGGGTTGCACAATACATTCATTTATTATCGAATACTTCATCTGCCACGCCGTTAGATGTTTGGGCGCCAAGTGGACAGTATATTGACCCGCAATTATCTAATCAGTATGCATTAGGTTACTTTCGAAACTTTAAAAACAAAGCCTACTCTATGGAGGCAGAAGTGTACTATAAGAATACCGATAATAGAATTGATTATATAGATGGGTCCGATTTAATTGGTCAAAACACCATTGAGACCGAAATATTAAAAGGAGAATCTAGAGCTTATGGACTAGAGCTTTTATTAAGAAAAAACGAAGGTGATTTTACAGGGTGGATTTCTTATACTCTCTCTAAATCTGAACAACGTACTCCCGGTGGTTCTGCTGGTGGCTTAGGGATAAGTGATGGTGAATGGTACAACACTCCGTATGATAGAACACATGATATTTCTATTTCTGGATCCTATAAATTAAATGAAAAATGGAGTTTTGGAACCAACCTAGTTTTCCAGACCGGTAGACCTGTTACGTACCCAAATGGGCAGTATGAGTATGAGGGCGTTTCCATTGCCAGTTATTCCGATAGAAATTCTGATAGATTACCGGCGTATCATCGCTTAGATCTATCGGTTAATTACAAACCGAATAAAAAGCCCGATGCCAAATTAAAAGGGGAGTGGGTACTAGGCATCTACAATGCCTATAACCGTAAAAATGCGGCATCTGTTTCTTTTGGACAGAATATAGAAACTGGAGCAAATGAAGCTACCAGAACTGCAATTTTCGGTATTGTGCCATCTATCACTTATAACTTTAAATTTTAA
- a CDS encoding DUF4249 family protein: MQNPIKYITLLFLCTLVSCSDVIDVDVQTDTLRLVVEASLDWEKGTTGNEQSITLRTSTPFFETQSTDVIGAEVSVTNDNTGEVNLFTDQNNGTYTTTTFNPELGASYTLEIVYDGETYTASDTLNAVPDITEVYQDTEDGFDDETIELHIVFTDFEEEGDSYFFKFKRPQDLLPTLELGDDEFINGNEVDWWYEIDDDEDEEIKPLAPGDVVNITMHSISRPYYNYMDIVIDQMGGVGIFSATPVDVKGNCINTTNPDKYAHGYFRVTQKNTITYTVE; this comes from the coding sequence ATGCAAAATCCAATAAAATATATAACACTTTTATTTTTATGTACCCTAGTCTCATGTTCAGATGTTATCGATGTTGACGTACAAACCGATACACTGCGCTTGGTGGTAGAAGCTTCGTTAGATTGGGAAAAAGGAACAACTGGTAATGAGCAAAGTATTACGCTACGTACTTCTACACCTTTTTTTGAAACACAAAGCACTGATGTTATCGGTGCAGAAGTTAGTGTTACCAATGATAACACTGGTGAAGTAAACCTTTTCACAGATCAGAATAATGGCACCTACACGACCACTACTTTTAATCCAGAATTAGGTGCTAGCTACACTTTAGAAATTGTATATGACGGGGAAACCTATACGGCTAGCGATACCTTAAATGCTGTTCCTGATATTACAGAGGTATATCAAGATACTGAAGATGGTTTCGATGATGAAACTATTGAATTACATATTGTTTTTACTGACTTTGAAGAAGAAGGAGATAGTTATTTTTTCAAATTTAAAAGACCTCAAGATCTTTTACCAACCCTTGAATTGGGTGATGATGAGTTCATAAACGGAAATGAGGTTGACTGGTGGTACGAAATTGACGATGATGAAGATGAAGAAATTAAACCGTTAGCCCCTGGTGATGTAGTAAATATAACCATGCATAGTATTTCTAGACCTTATTATAATTATATGGATATTGTAATTGACCAAATGGGCGGTGTTGGTATTTTCTCAGCTACACCTGTAGACGTAAAAGGAAATTGTATTAATACAACAAATCCCGATAAATACGCACATGGCTATTTTAGGGTTACTCAGAAAAATACGATAACGTATACTGTAGAGTAA
- a CDS encoding alpha/beta fold hydrolase: MKQRYLTLLFSTFLSFYMHSQQLDTLVDIGGYKMHFKIIKGEGTPILFESGAGNEGSVWDNILERIQKVTGTTLITYDRTGFGQSEVNPNLKNDIDFGIINGITELETGLSKLGYDNEIILVPHSYGGFYTTLYASKHPEKVKYVVRIDANLVDVYTDDVLNIMAQQPTPPKSPETLGNYYLYKTYPETVKLLREVKFPPSVPAIDITSPINRGYPDEYWTLIKKAHKDFVDAEPNRIELIAEGSGHYIFKDNPALIINTIIKAYAETLDENSRNELYKKTLDNAIELSIETQKANALYNHSEEDLNTWGYNLIGQGEMEKALEVFKLNTMLFPNSSNVYDSYGEALLIADKKYEAIKMYEKSIELNPDNEHGKSVLEIKQ; encoded by the coding sequence ATGAAACAGCGCTACCTAACTCTATTATTTTCAACATTCTTATCATTTTACATGCATTCACAGCAACTAGATACACTGGTAGATATTGGCGGTTATAAAATGCATTTTAAAATAATTAAAGGAGAAGGAACCCCTATTCTATTTGAGTCCGGTGCAGGAAATGAAGGATCAGTATGGGACAATATTTTAGAAAGAATACAAAAAGTTACAGGTACCACATTAATTACATATGACCGTACAGGTTTTGGACAAAGTGAAGTGAACCCTAATCTAAAAAATGACATAGATTTTGGAATAATAAATGGTATTACTGAATTAGAAACCGGACTATCTAAGTTAGGATATGATAATGAAATTATTCTGGTACCACATTCTTACGGTGGCTTTTATACAACACTTTACGCGTCTAAGCATCCTGAAAAAGTAAAATATGTAGTTCGTATTGACGCTAATTTGGTAGACGTTTATACTGACGATGTACTTAATATAATGGCCCAACAACCAACACCGCCAAAAAGCCCTGAAACTCTTGGAAACTATTACCTATATAAAACGTATCCTGAAACGGTTAAACTGTTACGAGAAGTTAAATTCCCTCCTAGCGTTCCTGCAATAGATATAACATCACCTATTAATAGGGGCTACCCAGATGAATACTGGACACTTATAAAAAAAGCACATAAAGATTTTGTAGATGCTGAACCTAACAGAATTGAATTGATTGCTGAAGGTAGTGGTCATTATATTTTTAAAGATAACCCTGCATTAATTATCAATACAATTATTAAAGCATATGCAGAGACATTAGATGAGAACTCGCGCAATGAATTATATAAAAAAACACTGGACAATGCAATAGAATTATCTATAGAAACTCAAAAGGCTAATGCTTTATACAATCATTCCGAAGAAGATTTAAATACATGGGGATACAACTTAATTGGACAGGGAGAAATGGAAAAAGCATTAGAAGTTTTTAAATTGAATACTATGTTATTCCCAAATAGCTCTAATGTATATGATAGCTATGGTGAAGCACTGTTAATAGCAGATAAGAAATACGAAGCTATTAAAATGTATGAAAAATCTATTGAATTGAATCCGGATAATGAACATGGTAAATCAGTTCTGGAAATAAAACAATAA
- a CDS encoding VOC family protein gives MKKTILYLTVLFSFCILDCNGQDKTNAENTQLDSTETQNTNHMKSFISIFEIPATDISRAVDFYKAILDINIEKMEFPEMQMGVLPYEGQMVTGVIMKAEGYLPSANGVTIYLNGGDNLQTILDKVAQNGGEIMVPKSLHADESGYYAIFLDSEGNKMGLHSPN, from the coding sequence ATGAAAAAGACAATCCTATACCTTACGGTACTATTTTCCTTCTGCATTCTAGACTGTAATGGTCAAGACAAAACCAATGCCGAGAATACACAGTTAGATTCAACCGAAACACAAAACACAAACCATATGAAAAGTTTTATTTCAATTTTTGAAATTCCCGCAACCGACATTTCAAGAGCAGTCGATTTTTATAAAGCAATTTTGGATATTAACATTGAAAAAATGGAATTCCCAGAAATGCAAATGGGTGTATTGCCATATGAAGGACAAATGGTTACGGGAGTCATAATGAAAGCAGAAGGTTATCTACCCTCGGCAAATGGCGTAACCATATATTTAAATGGCGGAGACAACCTACAAACAATTCTTGATAAGGTAGCGCAAAATGGCGGAGAGATAATGGTACCAAAATCATTACACGCCGATGAAAGTGGATACTACGCTATATTCTTGGACTCTGAAGGAAATAAGATGGGACTGCATTCCCCAAACTAG
- a CDS encoding AraC family transcriptional regulator, translating into MNYQTFQPHSDLESLVSCYWTLEIPAEYSSERQRIIPDGCIEMAFILGDDIKRYTSDDEFILQPRAMVLGQTIEPFFIEPTGYVNTFAIRFYPYGFANFVTTPIKDLANKETPIEFLFEKNSAKELEQKIIDAKDSKQRIEIIENFLLEKMNDKATIDTIVKQTLDALLLSKGTESITTILKDDLSKRRQLERNFKKQIGVSPKQLGKVIRLQTALKLLLNKKSDNLTKVAYESEYFDQAHFTKDFKEFTGINPKEFLGNENMALSTLFYK; encoded by the coding sequence ATGAACTACCAAACATTTCAACCTCATTCAGATTTAGAATCTCTTGTTAGTTGCTATTGGACTTTAGAAATTCCTGCTGAATACAGTTCAGAAAGACAGCGAATTATACCTGATGGTTGCATTGAAATGGCTTTTATTCTTGGTGACGACATAAAGCGTTATACATCGGACGATGAATTTATATTGCAACCGCGTGCCATGGTTCTTGGACAGACCATTGAACCATTTTTTATAGAGCCAACAGGCTATGTAAACACATTTGCAATTCGGTTTTACCCTTATGGCTTTGCCAATTTTGTGACTACACCCATTAAAGATTTAGCAAATAAAGAAACTCCAATTGAATTCTTGTTCGAAAAGAATAGTGCAAAAGAATTGGAGCAAAAGATAATAGATGCTAAAGACAGTAAGCAACGCATTGAAATCATAGAAAACTTTCTTTTAGAAAAAATGAATGATAAAGCAACCATTGATACTATCGTAAAACAAACCCTCGATGCGCTGTTATTATCTAAAGGAACAGAATCAATAACCACAATTCTTAAAGATGACTTGTCTAAGAGAAGGCAACTAGAACGGAACTTTAAAAAACAAATTGGTGTTAGTCCAAAACAGTTAGGCAAAGTAATACGGCTCCAAACTGCATTAAAACTGTTGCTGAACAAAAAGTCGGACAACCTTACCAAGGTTGCCTACGAAAGTGAATATTTTGACCAAGCCCATTTTACTAAAGATTTTAAGGAGTTTACAGGAATCAACCCAAAGGAGTTTTTAGGGAATGAAAACATGGCGCTTTCAACGCTTTTCTACAAATAA
- a CDS encoding KAP family P-loop NTPase fold protein — MNIKHPEIEVEEDNPFANCKLDRKKYSTVLTNIILSYPYGFVLALNNKWGTGKTTFVKMWEQDLKNNAYQTLYFNAWENDFENNPLTALMGELKTLTTKKNELEFKKTLNKAATLTKNIAPIIAKAIADRYIDTEGIKEAIIGVTKGLSDVFENEVQEYEKKKKSVSDFRQSLSEFIANTNNGKPLIFIIDELDRCRPNYAVSILEQIKHFFSVPNIVFILSIDKEQLGNAVKGVYGSADLDADEYLRRFIDIEYSIPEPEVDIFYKYLYEYFKFDDFFQSPERHKYQGVQEDKANFLATCKLLFTNTKVPLRQQEKIFAHSRLALRSFSENSIVIPHVFLFLVFIKIRHNNFYEKLKSKSLSIREVQEGFLSIIKIEVNEETERPLMWLEVYIVNAYNNYFQERYHRKPLYERDIETGKNKCLINSIIKKDAEYDFMHILESINRGDRKADLDLSHFTKRIDLLEDLKT; from the coding sequence ATGAACATTAAACACCCAGAAATTGAGGTTGAAGAGGATAACCCTTTTGCTAATTGTAAATTAGATAGGAAAAAATATTCTACAGTCTTAACTAATATTATACTATCCTATCCATATGGATTTGTCTTAGCCCTTAACAACAAATGGGGAACTGGAAAAACCACATTTGTAAAAATGTGGGAGCAAGACTTGAAAAACAATGCGTATCAAACATTATATTTTAATGCTTGGGAGAACGATTTCGAAAATAATCCGTTAACAGCATTAATGGGCGAATTAAAAACCCTTACAACTAAAAAGAATGAACTTGAATTTAAAAAAACATTAAATAAGGCAGCGACATTAACGAAAAATATTGCTCCAATAATTGCAAAGGCTATTGCAGACAGATATATTGACACAGAGGGGATAAAAGAGGCAATTATAGGAGTTACAAAAGGACTATCTGATGTATTTGAGAATGAAGTTCAAGAGTACGAAAAAAAGAAAAAGAGTGTTTCAGATTTTCGTCAAAGCTTGTCCGAATTTATTGCTAATACCAATAATGGGAAACCACTAATTTTTATAATTGACGAACTGGATAGATGTCGCCCAAATTACGCTGTTTCTATTTTGGAGCAGATAAAACACTTCTTTTCTGTTCCAAACATTGTTTTCATTTTATCCATCGATAAAGAACAACTTGGCAATGCGGTTAAAGGAGTCTATGGAAGTGCAGATTTGGATGCTGATGAATATCTGAGACGGTTTATTGATATTGAATATTCAATTCCTGAACCAGAAGTAGATATTTTTTACAAGTATCTATACGAATATTTTAAATTCGACGATTTCTTCCAGTCTCCAGAAAGACATAAATATCAAGGGGTACAAGAAGATAAAGCAAATTTTCTAGCAACGTGTAAACTACTCTTTACTAATACAAAAGTACCACTAAGACAACAAGAAAAAATATTTGCACATTCCCGTTTAGCTCTCCGCAGTTTTAGCGAAAACAGCATTGTAATACCACACGTATTCTTATTTCTTGTCTTCATTAAAATAAGACATAACAACTTTTATGAGAAACTGAAAAGTAAAAGTTTGAGCATTCGAGAAGTACAAGAAGGTTTTTTATCAATTATTAAAATTGAGGTAAATGAAGAAACGGAAAGACCACTTATGTGGCTAGAAGTTTACATAGTAAATGCTTACAATAATTATTTCCAAGAAAGATATCATCGCAAACCTCTTTACGAAAGGGATATAGAAACTGGTAAAAACAAATGCTTAATTAACTCAATAATTAAGAAAGATGCTGAATATGATTTTATGCATATTCTAGAAAGTATTAATAGAGGCGATAGGAAAGCAGATTTGGATTTATCTCATTTTACTAAAAGAATTGACTTGCTTGAGGATTTGAAAACGTGA